The genomic stretch tttacaattttaaagaaaaagaattaaacttTCACTAAAAAAAAGTTACACATTCTCATTTAAAGAGATAGCTACTACAGAACTTTTTAAAGTTTAGAGAGCAGATGGAGGGGAAAACGCTAAACTTTCCACTTTCGTTCTCCTTTTGAAGGCTCTTTCTCACACCTAAATTTCCACTGTTAAAAATAACGTTGTAACATCTAACTTTGTGATACAGAGTCCTTAAATTCTATTTGTAGTAGGCTTCCACAAATTTTTCTCTAAGTTAACACGGAGCGCATTATATCATAACTAGGAAGAGCACAGATTCTGCAATCTAGCAAACGAAGTTTATTCCAACTCTGTCACTAAGAGCAATGTGCTTTTAGAGTCTTTGAGCCTGATTCCTTGTATCTGTAAACCCAAACCCTACCAAAACTAACGGAGATGTGTGTAAACCTGGGAGAAAttctggtattaaaaaaaaaaaaaaaaaaaaatccgagTTAAATGTATCtaccatggtgtgtgtgtgtgtgtgtgtgtgtgtgtgtgtgtgtgtgtgtgtgtgtaaaatgttGTTATAATCTTTACTTTTCAAAACCTAAGTCTCTGACTTTTAATCCTACACCCAGTTTTTTGTTAGGGCCAAATGGAGATAAAATGTTTTTCGTAAAATGCATTTATCCTGACGCCGCTAGCACTTCTTGGAGGAAAGGAAAGCCGCAGACGGTTAACTTCAGTGAGAAGTGGGTGGAGGGCAGTTGATCCCCTAAGAGAGTCTTTTACCTTCTTCCTCAAAGACCATCTTCGCCCGTCAGCACCTCCCAAGCGTTCCAAGAGAAATTTCGCCAGGCGTGAAAGATTAGTCGCTGGCGGAGAGGGAGGAAAACCAGCGCAGTACGACGCTGGAACCTGCCTTACACTGAAGTTCTGTCCCTTTAAGACCCTCCCTTTCTTCGCCCTACTCCTGTAGGCGCCCAGGCCGAAGGCGGAACCGGAAGTTGCGGGGAACGCGCCGATTTCCAACATGGAGGCCGCCGGGCCCTCCGGGCCGGTGTCTCCAGAAACTGTAGCCGCCCAGTTGTTGGGTGTCCTGTGGTTCGCGTCAGTCACCACCGGACCTTGGGGGGCTGCTGCCACCTCCCGGGGCGAGGAGACGCTTAAATGTGAGGACCTAAAAGTAGGACAATATCCTCTGTGGGGAGCATCCCATGGGCGGCGGGCTCTGGATTACGTAGATTTGGGATTCGAGTAAGTCTTAGCCCTCAGTACCAGCTAGGGCTGTACTGAAGGGAATGGTGACTTGTAGCCTCTTATGACTGAGGAACCCGGGAAATAGAAAGGTGGGGGTGGAAACGGCGGAGGCCACTCTGATCGTTGCCCTGGTAATACAAAGATCGGTAAGACAGTCTCTCCGTTAGGAAAGTTTGCCTATTTAAGGAGAGACACACAAGTAATTAATGACAGTACAGCAAGTGTGTGTTGCCCGTTTATCGTGCAAGTTACGTATGTTACTTCATGTAATCCTCCGTGAGATGCCATACAGCCACGAGGCGAATTCTGCTCCACGTTGTTATCTGGAGAAATtatttggtttctgttttctcaagagttaaaaatggggatgataataccAACTTAATGGGCCATTATTATGTTTTAAAGTATTTAGAACCGTGCTTGGCACACAGGGGATATATGTGTTAGCTATTTACGGAGCAGGAAACTGAAGCTGAAGGGTTAAATGAATCTGCCAGATGTGTCACAGCATTGTGAAAAAGGGAAGAATAAGATGCAATGGGATttatattcaaattaaaatagCTACTTTCCTACAAAATTAGATACCGTTTTAAACAAATTGTGGAACAAAAACTAAtgacagaagccagaaagaatttatgaaaggaaatcttaaaattaaaaaaattctatccCACAGTATTTTTAGGTGAACTGGGGAGGGACAGCCACTATTTGATTTTCACAATAGAATAGCTCTAACTTGAACACCATTATACTTggagtttgagaatcactgacctCATAATTTGAGTCCTATTCTTGGCAAAAATGTAGTGGTGATTCTAAGAAAGAAATTGGGCAGTATGAAGAGTTTAACATTTTGGAACCTGAAGAGAAGTGGCTGAGCATATCGGGCCATGCAGTGATGACAAATAgaaaatttctgttatttctggCATAAAGATGGTTTCCAATAGCTGTTCAAAAACCTCAAACAGGGGTAATGTTCTCTTCTCCAGAAACATCTTGTGAATACCTACCTATTTCAGTtccaacaataaaatatttatggaacaaatattctctgagtgttttgaacatctagaaaataattattttacctGTTTTCGAAAGCTTAAAATCCTATTGGGGAGACCACACAGACCCACCTGAAACAACCATCTTGGATGTGTTGAAAGTTATAGTTCATATTTCCTTTAGTCTTTGCTCTTGGAATCAGGAAATCTGATATTACTACCTGTTACTTATTTGACTTTGGATAAGTCACTCAACTTTGAACCTCAAGTTGTTCCTCTGTGATGTGGGGATATAGTATCTACCCCACAGGGTTACTTGTATTACATGAATTTATGTGCGTGGCAATAGGTACCCTGTAAATTAGTACAATACAGATCTCTAGACAGATTTTTTTAACCTTATGATTATGATTATCATAATTCTTATGATAATGTGGTTAagattttgatttccatttttctttgttctttgtgcTTCTACCCTGACCATGATCTTTAAGGAATGCATCCTCTGCTAGAGCTTTTAACATAAATTAATGCTCAAGTATTATTTAGCAACACTGAAAGTATAATTTTGTCTGTACTTGTTGACTTGGGCAAACTAGCAACCTCTCTTTACATGTGAATATAAATATGAGTATAAAATGAGAGAtttaagatgaaaatattttgtgttgAAATATAGTTCATATTTCCTTAACTTGTCTTACATATATTTGTAAAGATCCAAAAATAAGTGATGCTACGCAAGAACCAGTTAACTGTACAAACTACACAGCTTATGGTAAGACTAGAAACGtgtctaaaaataatttttaaaacaaactattTCATAGTTCAAtttacagtaattaaaataaatgtttttttcttaagttatAGCATTGTTATCCAGTTTCTAAAACAACTTGAATTTAGAGAACTGGCCAGGGGTTTTCaatatttagtttaaaaaatactcttactctcttaattatataaaatgggaagttttacattttcattcatttttctaacCCTTGGAAtcagtttttataattttcttgatgtcctttatttaCTAAGTTGTGTGatgcaaagataaataaattgatACTGATCTCTTCTTTATAGTGAAAGCTAGTCTTTAACAGAGTCATAATGTTAATGAGgttaaaggaaataattatgttacagaaaaaaacattttcagtttttcataaGTATCTCATTCAAATAATCTCTTGattatgaatttatatataataaaaagcaGGTGTCCGTTTAtcttatatctttatattttggCATACTTTTGTCCCAGTTCTAATTAGCAGCAATATTTGTAAGTAAGTTGCATTACAATTTTGTAATTTTGACTTTTTGTTACTGTTCTAACAGTGATTTTTACCATTAAACAGTAATAGGTTATATAATATGATTTGTTTAGGAGATattcttaatattaaaatatttattttacatgtattaagcTTAATTATTTTGCAAGAAATTCCCCCTTTAGTTAATAAGTATGCTCTGATTTGCCTGTTTTATACTTCTAAGTCTTTTATAGTGTGCTTTTAGAACAGGGAATAGAATGGACGCATGAAGGATCACCTCCAAATATAGTTATTTCAACCATATATGTAAAACTAAAGCTGTCAAAATATGGAATTTTGAACAACtaatagtatttatttaaaaataggtgGATCCttagttttgaatatttttacaaGGCATTTTACAGCTCATCTATAaatgtttggttttttaaaattttgtacagGAACCTGTCATCTcaaaaaaacagtgaatttttGTTAGGCAAGGTGGATTGAATAGTAACTCCAACTGGAATtatatttatagtattttatatTGCAACTATCTTTTTAAGACCGGATTTTAGATAGTCTGCAGGAAGATGTAACAAGGCTGTATGACAAGAAAGTGACAGCTTCACACTGAGCAAATGCAAGGTAATAATACTTCTAgagaaaaattatccaaaaattCTGTATCTTATGGCATAGATCTCTAATTCAGAACTTATTGGTTTGAGGATTTGACTTTTAACATTGCTTTTTTGGAAGAAAAACCTGTGATTATCTATAGTTATTCTTGCAGGTCAATTCTTGGTGGAGGTGGGATGGTAGTCATCAAGGCAAAAATTTTAGCTTTCTTAACCAGACATCTCTGACTGACTTACATGCCTGATACCTAAATCATTGGTCTTCAAAGTGAAGTACATCTATCCCTGGGGCTGAACAAAGCTTTCCAGGAGGTAAACAGGTACAGGTGTCTTTAGGGAATGGATTTCTAGATCCTCTGGTTTGATATGTTCACTATTTCCTAAAATTGATCTTCCTGAGAACAATGTAAAATTTCTGAATTTTACAGAACAGCCACTGAATTTTCAAGTGGATTATGATGACTATGAAGTTGATGTAGattctattatatatatttaaaagagagCGATAACAATTGTAATGGTAGCATTTAGAATATAGTGGTAATTACATTGTTTGCAAATCTTTAAATCcatgatgaaaaattttagatGTCAACTTAAATGTGAGGGAGTAAATAGTTTTATAATATCCTTTTAGGGGGTGTATGAGCAGAAATGTTTGAAGACCACTGATCTAGACCAGGTTTCCTCAACCTCAGCACTGCTGTTTTTTGGACTGAATAATCTTTGCTATGGGGAGGCTGCCCTGTGCATCGTAGAATGTTTAGCATCATCCTTCACTTCTACTCTAGATGCCAGGAATAGTCCTCCAGTGGTGACAactaaaaatatctccagacattgccaaatgtctcctggggaaCAAAATTGCCTCTAGTTGAGAACTAATGGTCTAGATCATATTGATCTACTTTCAGTCAGTAACATAAAATATAAGTATTTCAGGTGTTTGCTATTATCTCAGTTTTGAGTTGTCTAATATGTATGTCTCTCATCAGAGCATGACCTAAAATGGGAGACTTTTAAGAGATACAATCTAAGGAAAGTGATAATTCAGTCACATAATCAATAAATTATTTCCCTGTATCAAGACAGGTGGCCAAATAGTTACATATAAATTATCTGTTAACTTTTGTCCCATCTCTGTGTAGACCTTAATGTTATACCCTTGCTTTCCTTAGAAGTCATTGTATGAAGTGGCTATATGGAAAACTTCTCTATTGTTTTGTAAAAATTTCTTATTGAGGACATTCTCCTTTATGTTTTGTGTCCCTTGTATCGTGGAACACCAAATTCCTGCAATAGTTTAAAAGTGAATTAGTATGCTTGCTTTCTATTATAGCACAATAGCTATATAAAACTTTTTGCTTTAACTACGTGGAAGCTGAGACCTAAATCCATTGCTCAATTATAGTGTCTTCCCTTAGCCTAGTTTCCTAGTATAATTATTTCTTCACTCACTCTCCCTCtctgcttcattttattttttttcttgtttaaacaGTTCTCAGTTGTATTGAATCTGTGCCTTTTATTGTAAGCACCTCATTGTTTGGAAAATTTAAATGCATgcagtaaatgaataaaatttgggGGGCGATGTAATTTGGACTATCAATAACCCCCAAAAAGGGTACAGAAGCATTACAGGATTTTTTCCCTTGGCATCGTTTTCCCAGTGTATACTTTGGCCTACAAAAGAACAATGATTTTTTTGGAAATCTTAAGATTATTATAAACTAGATGGAAAATACCACCTTTCCCTCATAAAACTCTGCATTGTCTCTGTTTTTACTTAGATTAGTATAGGAAGTTCTGTTTGCATTTtctcaaaacaaataaacaaattgttGATGGTTAACAAAAATAAGTATTTGCTGAAACTAGCCTAAAACCATCAGTGCCTTTCAGTCTAAAATGGCAAGGAAAAGgcactaacatttactgaatgcctaccaTATGCTGTGCCATCTGTTAGATACTTTATGCCTTATTTAATCCACACAGTGGTCCTGTGAGATAGGTGATCTTAGTGCCATTTTTACCTACATGGAATCTAAGGTTTTGAAAGGGGCAATGCCCAGAAAAGAAGCAGGCTGTTCTCATTCTATAGTTGTTGCATTTTCCACTTCAGGACAGTGCCTGTATGACACATAGTAAGCTCTATAAGTGTTACTTCTTCTTTTGTCATCTGGGGTATAAGTAAGATAGAAATTGCTAAATGCATGAAATAATATATAGCATCAAATCCCAAATGTATCCTAGAAATACAAATACagttagaataaataaaatcttaatttATGGCAGCCATTGCTTACTAGAGTTGCTATAAGCTGAAAATATTACTCTAGATTAATGTTAAAATAGTTTAATAGCTAAATTACCCAATGAGCTTCTAATAAAAACTCAGGAGGTATTCTTCATCCTTAAGATGAAGTAGTGGGCAGTAATACTTTTCAGTGCTTCCCTTTCTATCTTTGTCAGAGATGACAAGGGAACTAGATGGGCCATGCATCTAACCCAGAGTGCcaattctaatattttatttttaagataccattatatcatattttaatcacatatatgagtatatatatatgatgtagaTTTTCCTATTAAATTAAAGCATCATGTTCGACATTATATAGGAAGTTGGTTtgttataacattttatttccttatgtattttgctagttttagaaaaaaaaatcattatttacctttcctccaggaaaaaaataatggtcTTGACTTTTTCTGTCTTCAGTTCCATGTTTTCCAGCACCCAACATAACTTGTAAGGATTTCAGTGGCAATGAAACACATTTTACTGGAAATGAAGTTGGTTTTCTCAAGCCTATATCTTGCCGAAATGTGTAAGTACATTATTGAAGTTTAAATTTTTGGATTACCTGCCTAAGTTGTACCTTGATTGCATGGAGTGAAGAGAAAAAGAGTTAACTTATGGGGAAAATCCTGTACTAATGTAACTTTCATATTTTTGCTTGTGtcagaaaaacctctgttttatgcatgcatattttttaatcatattttttcttgtagaatgtaacatatacatagaagtgataactttccaagtacaatttaacaagtagttaccagatttcaaaaaatattataggttacagttccacagtttcagtttatttccttattatgaaatataacatatatacaaaaaagtaatatctttccaagtatgatttaacaagttgatatataggaaatttccaaagttgttatgagttatagtaccatagtttcagttatttccttattaagaaatataacaaatatacaaaaaggtatagcttttaaattacaatttaacaagtagctatataacaaatttcaaaggatgctatgtgttacagttctacatttcagttctttccttgtagctattctacaggttgttgaggtcttctattttttcttgggtcagtctaggttgttcatgtgtttccaggaaattatccatttcctctaaattatccagtttcttggcatacagttgtccatagtatcctcttatgattttttaaatttctttgagacCCACAGTAATGCCCTGCCTCtcgtttattattttgttatttggatcttctctctttttgacttttcagtctagctaagggtctgtcaatcttacCAATCACAAAGAACGAAATTTTGGTTTTAtctattctctctattgttttttgttctctggcTCAtgtatttctactttaatcttcattatttcttttcatctacttgttTTAGGGTTAGTTGCTGATCATTCACTAGCCTCTTCAGttattcagttaggtctttagttttagctctttcttgctttttgatgtatacatttggagctataaatttccctctcagcattgcctttgctgcaactcacaggttttgatatgttgtgttctcattttcattcctttctagatatttaccaatttctcttgcaatttcttctttgacccactggttgtttaggaatgtgttgtttaacctccagatatttgtgaaagatctggttcttcgGTGGCTGTtgatttctgtttgtattccattgtggtcagagaatgtgctttgaataatttcattcttttttaatttattaagacttgttttgtgccccagcatatgctctatcctggaaaatgttccatgggcactggagaagaatgtatatcctggtactttgggatgtaatgatctatatatgtctgttaagtctaattcatttatcatattgtttctcaatttccttattggtcctcagtctggatgttctatctataggagagagtggtgtattgaagtctcccagtaTTGTAGCCATGtctattgttcccttcagtttagctgatgcttgtctcatgtattttgcagctccttgattgggtgcataaacatttataattgttatttcttcttggtgaattatcccttttattaatatatagtgttcttctttgtctcttatgacatctttgcatttaaagtctgttttgtccgatagtggtatagctaccccagctttcttttgattgcggTTTGCATAGAATGTTTTTTtcccatgctttcactttcaatctctttgtgtcacagggtctaagatgagtctcttgtatagtGCATATCgctggatcatattttttaatccattctatcaGTCTGTAGCTTTTAATTGgttgagtttaatccattcacattcaaagttattactgtgaagggagttctgaaccagccatcttatcctttggtttttagttgttagatctacttttttttcctttaagttacccttactaataattcttcagttctgtgctcttctccagacctctctctcctttctttctttcgcagctggtagaactccctttagtatttattgcagGGCggttctcttgttaacaaattctctcagcatttgtttgtctgtgaaaatgttaaactctccctcaattttgaaggagagctttactggataaagaattcttggctagcaatttttctctttcagaatcttaaatatgtcatgccactgccttctcacctccatggtgcctgctgaatagtcagtacttagtcttatgttgttttccttgtatgtggtgaatcacttctctctttctgatttcagtagttctccttctcttcag from Choloepus didactylus isolate mChoDid1 chromosome 2, mChoDid1.pri, whole genome shotgun sequence encodes the following:
- the TM2D1 gene encoding TM2 domain-containing protein 1 isoform X1, with the protein product MEAAGPSGPVSPETVAAQLLGVLWFASVTTGPWGAAATSRGEETLKCEDLKVGQYICKDPKISDATQEPVNCTNYTAYVPCFPAPNITCKDFSGNETHFTGNEVGFLKPISCRNVNGYSYKVAVALSLFLGWLGADRFYLGYPALGLLKFCTVGFCGIGSLIDFILISVQIVGPSDGSSYIIDYYGTRLIRLSITNETFRKTQLYP